From Streptomyces griseorubiginosus, one genomic window encodes:
- a CDS encoding crotonase/enoyl-CoA hydratase family protein, translating to MGGTEHLGIRREGATLVLTLNRPEAKNALSLPMLVGLYDGWVEADADDSIRSIVFTGAGGTFCAGMDLKALAGKGIEGEHYRERLDADPDLHWKAMLRHHRPRKPVIAAVEGHCVAGGTEMLQGTDIRVAGESATFGLFEVRRGLFPIGGSTVRLQRQIPRTHALEMLLTGRPYTAREAADIGLIGHVVPDGTALDKALEIAELINACGPLAVEAVKASVYETAELTESEGLAAELKRGWPIFDTADAKEGARAFAEKRPPDYQRH from the coding sequence ATGGGTGGGACGGAACACCTCGGCATCCGGCGCGAGGGCGCCACACTGGTGCTCACGCTCAACAGGCCGGAGGCGAAGAACGCGCTCTCGTTGCCGATGCTCGTGGGCCTGTACGACGGCTGGGTGGAAGCCGACGCGGACGACTCGATCCGGTCGATCGTGTTCACCGGGGCGGGCGGCACGTTCTGCGCCGGCATGGACCTCAAGGCCCTGGCCGGCAAGGGCATCGAGGGCGAGCACTACCGGGAGCGGCTCGACGCCGACCCCGACCTGCACTGGAAGGCCATGCTGCGCCACCACCGCCCCCGCAAGCCGGTGATCGCGGCCGTCGAGGGCCACTGCGTCGCGGGCGGCACCGAGATGCTCCAGGGCACCGACATCCGGGTCGCCGGCGAGTCCGCGACCTTCGGACTCTTCGAGGTCAGGCGCGGCCTGTTCCCGATCGGCGGCTCCACGGTCCGGCTGCAACGCCAGATCCCACGCACCCACGCGCTGGAGATGCTGCTCACCGGACGCCCCTACACCGCACGCGAGGCCGCGGACATCGGCCTGATCGGGCACGTCGTCCCGGACGGCACCGCGCTCGACAAGGCCCTGGAGATCGCCGAACTGATCAACGCCTGCGGCCCGTTGGCGGTGGAGGCGGTGAAGGCCTCGGTCTACGAGACGGCCGAGCTGACCGAGAGCGAGGGGCTGGCCGCCGAGTTGAAGCGGGGGTGGCCGATCTTCGACACCGCCGACGCGAAGGAAGGCGCGCGTGCCTTCGCGGAGAAGCGACCGCCCGACTACCAACGCCACTGA
- a CDS encoding Zn-ribbon domain-containing OB-fold protein, producing MPEVLKAPLVVEFPFTRSLGPVQSAFLTGLRERVVLGVKTRDGRTLVPPVEYDPVTAEELTELVHVGVTGTVTTWAWNPAPRRGQPLDTPFAWVLVKLDNADTALLHALDAPGPEAVRTGMRVRVRWAEERVGAITDIACFEPYDGDEAQVRFHAGEFDDPVSGIIAQARLDYTYSPGRAQTAYIKALETERRAVGERCPSCRKVYVPPRGACPTCGVATAEQVEVGPRGTVTTFCIVNIKAKNLDIEVPYVYAHIALDGADLALHGRIGGIPYDQVRMGLRVEPVWTEGGRYPDHYRPTGEPDAEYDTYKELL from the coding sequence ATGCCCGAAGTCCTCAAAGCCCCCCTCGTCGTCGAGTTCCCCTTCACCCGCTCCCTCGGCCCCGTCCAGAGCGCCTTCCTCACCGGCCTGCGCGAACGGGTCGTCCTCGGCGTGAAGACCCGCGACGGACGCACCCTGGTCCCCCCGGTCGAGTACGACCCCGTCACCGCCGAGGAGCTCACCGAGCTCGTCCACGTCGGCGTCACCGGCACCGTGACCACCTGGGCCTGGAACCCGGCCCCGCGCCGCGGCCAGCCCCTCGACACCCCCTTCGCCTGGGTTTTGGTCAAGCTCGACAACGCCGACACGGCCCTCCTGCACGCCCTCGACGCCCCCGGTCCCGAGGCCGTGCGCACCGGCATGCGGGTCCGCGTCCGCTGGGCGGAGGAACGCGTCGGCGCCATCACCGACATCGCCTGCTTCGAGCCGTACGACGGCGACGAGGCCCAAGTCCGCTTCCACGCGGGGGAGTTCGACGACCCGGTCAGCGGCATCATCGCCCAGGCCCGCCTCGACTACACCTACTCACCGGGCCGCGCCCAGACCGCCTACATCAAGGCCCTGGAGACCGAGCGGCGGGCCGTCGGCGAGCGCTGCCCGTCCTGCCGCAAGGTCTACGTGCCCCCGAGGGGCGCCTGCCCCACCTGCGGTGTCGCCACGGCGGAACAGGTGGAAGTGGGCCCCCGCGGCACCGTCACCACCTTCTGCATCGTCAACATCAAGGCGAAGAACCTCGACATCGAGGTGCCGTACGTCTACGCCCACATCGCCCTCGACGGCGCCGACCTCGCGCTGCACGGCCGGATCGGCGGGATCCCCTACGACCAGGTGCGCATGGGCCTCAGGGTCGAGCCGGTGTGGACCGAGGGCGGCCGGTACCCGGACCACTACCGGCCGACCGGCGAACCCGACGCGGAGTACGACACCTACAAGGAGCTGCTGTGA
- a CDS encoding thiolase domain-containing protein — protein MSKEPVAVVGIGQTKHVAARRDVSIAGLVREAAVRALEDAELTWADIDAVVIGKAPDFFEGVMMPELYLADALGAVGKPMLRVHTAGSVGGSTALVAANLVAARVHGTVLTLAFEKQSESNAMWGLSLPIPFQQPLLAGAGGFFAPHVRAYMRRTGAPDTVGSLVAYKDRRNALKNPYAHLHEHDITLEKVQASPMLWDPIRYSETCPSSDGACAMVLTDRSGAARAPRPPAWMLGGAMRSEPTLFAGKDAVSPQAGKDCAADVYRQAGIADPRRDIDAVEMYVPFSWYEPMWLENLGFADEGEGWKLTEAGVTELDGDLPVNMSGGVLSTNPIGASGMIRFAEAALQARGQAGEHQVDGARRVLGHAYGGGSQFFSMWLVGSEPPDA, from the coding sequence ATGAGCAAGGAGCCCGTGGCCGTCGTAGGCATCGGCCAGACCAAGCACGTCGCGGCGCGCCGGGACGTGTCGATCGCCGGGCTCGTCCGGGAGGCCGCCGTCAGGGCCCTGGAAGACGCCGAGCTGACCTGGGCCGACATCGACGCCGTGGTGATCGGCAAGGCGCCCGACTTCTTCGAGGGCGTGATGATGCCCGAGCTGTACCTGGCGGACGCGCTCGGCGCGGTGGGCAAGCCGATGCTGCGGGTGCACACCGCGGGCAGCGTCGGCGGCTCCACCGCCCTGGTCGCCGCCAACCTGGTCGCGGCCCGGGTGCACGGCACCGTCCTCACCCTCGCCTTCGAGAAGCAGTCCGAGTCCAACGCCATGTGGGGCCTGTCCCTGCCGATCCCCTTCCAGCAGCCCCTGCTGGCCGGGGCGGGCGGCTTCTTCGCACCGCACGTGCGCGCGTACATGCGGCGCACCGGCGCCCCCGACACGGTCGGCTCGCTGGTGGCGTACAAGGACCGCCGCAACGCGCTCAAGAACCCGTACGCGCATCTGCACGAGCACGACATCACCCTGGAGAAGGTCCAGGCCTCGCCGATGCTCTGGGACCCCATCCGCTACTCCGAGACCTGCCCGTCCTCCGACGGCGCCTGCGCGATGGTGCTCACCGACCGGTCGGGCGCCGCCCGCGCGCCCCGGCCCCCGGCCTGGATGCTGGGCGGCGCGATGCGCAGCGAGCCGACGCTCTTCGCCGGCAAGGACGCCGTGTCGCCGCAGGCCGGCAAGGACTGCGCGGCCGACGTGTACCGGCAGGCCGGGATCGCCGACCCGCGCCGGGACATCGACGCCGTCGAGATGTACGTGCCGTTCTCCTGGTACGAACCCATGTGGCTGGAGAACCTCGGCTTCGCCGACGAGGGCGAGGGCTGGAAGCTCACCGAGGCCGGGGTGACCGAACTGGACGGGGACCTGCCCGTCAACATGTCGGGCGGAGTGCTCTCCACCAATCCGATCGGCGCCTCCGGCATGATCCGCTTCGCGGAGGCCGCGCTCCAGGCGCGCGGACAGGCCGGGGAGCACCAGGTGGACGGCGCCCGCAGGGTGCTCGGACACGCCTACGGCGGCGGATCGCAGTTCTTCTCCATGTGGCTCGTGGGGTCCGAACCCCCGGATGCGTGA
- a CDS encoding thiolase domain-containing protein translates to MTRDIAVVAFAQSDTLRSTEELSEVEMLMPVLHEVLDRTGLKTADIGFTCSGSCDYLAGRAFSFTLALDGVGAWPPISESHVETDGAWALYEAWTKLLSGDADTALVYSYGKSSPGSLRDVLTRQLDPYYVAPLWPDSVALAALQAQALIDAGVTDERELAAIGARSRSTDNPHAQLKGAVPQGDYLVRPLRTGDCPPIGDGAAAVVLAAGERARELCERPAWIRGIDHRIEAHSLGVRDLTDSPSTRLAAEKAGAFERPVDTAELHAPFTSQEVVLRKALGLDAATTVNPSGGALAANPMMAAGLARIGEAAARIHRGESDRALAHATSGPCLQQNLVAVLEGDPR, encoded by the coding sequence GTGACCCGGGACATCGCGGTCGTCGCCTTCGCCCAGTCCGACACCCTGCGCTCCACCGAGGAACTGTCCGAGGTGGAGATGCTCATGCCGGTCCTGCACGAGGTCCTCGACCGGACCGGCCTGAAGACCGCCGACATCGGCTTCACCTGCTCCGGCTCCTGCGACTACCTCGCGGGCCGCGCCTTCTCCTTCACCCTGGCCCTCGACGGCGTCGGCGCCTGGCCGCCCATCTCCGAGTCGCACGTCGAGACGGACGGGGCCTGGGCGCTGTACGAGGCCTGGACCAAGCTGCTGTCCGGGGACGCCGACACCGCGCTGGTCTACTCCTACGGCAAGTCCTCGCCCGGCTCCCTGCGCGATGTGCTCACCCGGCAGCTCGACCCGTACTACGTGGCCCCCCTGTGGCCCGACTCCGTCGCCCTCGCCGCGCTCCAGGCCCAGGCGCTCATCGACGCGGGCGTGACGGACGAGCGGGAGCTGGCGGCGATCGGCGCCCGCAGCCGCAGCACCGACAACCCGCACGCACAGCTCAAGGGCGCTGTACCGCAAGGGGATTACCTCGTACGGCCGCTCCGCACCGGGGACTGCCCGCCCATCGGCGACGGAGCCGCCGCCGTCGTCCTCGCGGCGGGGGAGCGGGCCAGGGAGCTGTGCGAGCGGCCCGCCTGGATCAGGGGCATCGACCACCGTATCGAGGCCCACTCGCTGGGTGTCCGCGATCTCACCGACTCGCCCTCCACCCGGCTGGCCGCCGAGAAGGCGGGCGCCTTCGAACGGCCCGTCGACACCGCCGAGTTGCATGCCCCGTTCACCTCGCAGGAGGTCGTGCTGCGCAAGGCGCTCGGGCTCGACGCCGCCACGACCGTCAACCCGTCCGGCGGCGCCCTCGCCGCCAACCCGATGATGGCCGCCGGCCTCGCCCGCATCGGCGAGGCCGCCGCCCGCATCCACCGGGGCGAGTCCGACCGCGCCCTCGCCCACGCCACCTCCGGGCCCTGTCTCCAGCAGAACCTGGTCGCCGTACTCGAAGGGGATCCGCGATGA
- a CDS encoding acyl-CoA synthetase encodes MTPGHGSTVDGVLRRSARRTPARVAVEYGERSWTYEELDDAVSRAASVLLGEGLSRGDRVGAYGHNSDAYLIGFLACARAGLVHVPVNQNLTGDDLAYLVGQSGSTLVLADPGLTDRLPSGVRTLPLRDADGSLLARLDATSPYDGPEPRSEDLVQLLYTSGTTALPKGAMMTHRALVHEYLSAITACDLSAGDRPVHSLPLYHSAQMHVFLLPYLAVGATNIILDGPDGDRLFDLIEQGRADSLFAPPTVWIGLSNRPDFATRDLSGLRKAYYGASIMPVPVLERLRERLPKLAFYNCFGQSEIGPLATVLAPDEHKGRMDSCGRTVLFVDARVVDEDGEEVPDGTPGEIVYRSPQLCEGYWDKPEETEAAFRDGWFRSGDLAVRDAHGYFTIVDRVKDVINSGGVLIASREVEDALYTHEAVAEVAVVGLPDERWIEAVTAVVVPRGEVTEADLLAHAREKLAHFKAPKRVLFVDELPRNASGKILKRELRDRFAG; translated from the coding sequence ATGACGCCAGGACACGGCAGTACGGTTGACGGGGTGCTGCGCCGCAGCGCCCGGCGCACTCCGGCGCGCGTCGCGGTGGAGTACGGCGAGCGCTCGTGGACGTACGAGGAACTCGACGACGCGGTCTCGCGCGCGGCGAGCGTGCTCCTCGGCGAGGGCCTCTCGCGCGGCGACCGGGTCGGGGCCTACGGCCACAACTCGGACGCGTATCTGATCGGCTTCCTCGCCTGCGCCCGCGCCGGCCTGGTGCATGTGCCGGTCAACCAGAACCTCACCGGGGACGACCTGGCGTACCTCGTAGGACAGTCGGGCAGCACGCTGGTCCTCGCCGATCCCGGCCTCACGGACCGGCTCCCGTCCGGCGTGCGCACGCTGCCCCTGCGGGACGCCGACGGCTCCCTGCTGGCACGCCTCGACGCGACCTCGCCGTACGACGGCCCCGAACCCCGCAGCGAGGACCTCGTCCAGCTGCTGTACACCTCCGGGACGACGGCCCTGCCCAAGGGCGCGATGATGACCCACCGCGCCCTGGTGCACGAGTACCTGAGCGCGATCACCGCCTGCGATCTGAGCGCGGGGGACCGGCCCGTGCACTCGCTGCCGCTGTACCACTCGGCCCAGATGCACGTCTTCCTGCTGCCCTATCTCGCGGTCGGCGCGACGAACATCATCCTCGACGGGCCCGACGGCGACCGTCTCTTCGACCTGATCGAACAGGGCCGCGCGGACAGCCTGTTCGCGCCGCCGACGGTGTGGATCGGTCTGTCCAACCGCCCCGACTTCGCCACCCGCGACCTCAGCGGACTGCGCAAGGCGTACTACGGCGCCTCGATCATGCCGGTGCCCGTCCTGGAACGGCTCCGTGAGCGCCTCCCGAAGCTGGCCTTCTACAACTGCTTCGGGCAGAGCGAGATCGGTCCGCTGGCCACCGTGCTCGCGCCCGACGAGCACAAGGGGCGGATGGACTCCTGCGGCCGTACGGTCCTCTTCGTCGACGCGCGGGTCGTGGACGAGGACGGCGAGGAGGTGCCCGACGGCACGCCCGGCGAGATCGTCTACAGGTCACCGCAGTTGTGCGAGGGGTACTGGGACAAGCCCGAGGAGACCGAAGCGGCCTTCAGGGACGGCTGGTTCCGCTCCGGCGACCTCGCGGTGCGGGACGCGCACGGCTACTTCACGATCGTCGACCGGGTGAAGGACGTGATCAACTCCGGTGGTGTGCTGATCGCTTCACGCGAGGTCGAGGACGCGCTGTACACCCACGAGGCCGTCGCCGAGGTCGCCGTCGTCGGCCTGCCGGACGAGCGGTGGATCGAGGCCGTCACGGCGGTGGTCGTCCCCCGCGGTGAGGTCACCGAGGCCGACCTCCTCGCCCACGCGCGCGAGAAGCTCGCCCACTTCAAGGCACCCAAGCGGGTCCTGTTCGTGGACGAGCTGCCGCGGAACGCCAGCGGGAAGATCCTCAAGCGGGAGCTGCGGGACCGGTTCGCCGGCTGA
- a CDS encoding acyl-CoA synthetase: MEYNLADLFESVVDVVPDREALAYFDIPGTGAERRLTYAELDAAANRIGHHLLDSGVRAGEHVGLHLYNGVEYVQTLLGCMKARIVPVNVNYRYVEEELVYLYRDADLVGLVFDTEFADRVAAALPHVPRLRHLVRVGAARPGGPPAADFTDAEASGSAERGFTARSGDDQFIIYTGGTTGMPKGVMWRQEDLFFSGMGGGAPTGEPVKRPEELAERVAAGGSGLTFFPTPPLMHGTSTLTTLIGFNFGQRVVLHRKFVPEEVLRTVEAEKVSAMSLVGDAMLRPLIDALEGPMKGTDMSSVFSVSSSGAIMSDTVSRQFRALVPNAMLLDNFGSSESGFNGTATEDSGPERGFRVRVNSRTQVVDPATHEPVAVGEVGRVAQCGHVPLGYYNDPRKTAETFFEKDGQRWVLLGDMATVDEEGVLTVLGRGSQCINTGGEKVYPEEVEQALKAHPDVYDALVAGVPDVKWGHHVAAVVQLREGADRMSLEALQMHCRTRLAGYKVPRQLVITESIHRSPSGKADYRWAQKVAVAADG, translated from the coding sequence GTGGAGTACAACCTTGCCGACCTGTTCGAGTCGGTGGTCGACGTGGTGCCGGACCGCGAGGCGCTGGCGTACTTCGACATTCCGGGTACGGGCGCGGAGCGCCGGTTGACGTACGCGGAGCTGGACGCCGCCGCCAACCGCATCGGCCACCATCTGCTCGACAGCGGGGTGCGGGCCGGCGAGCACGTGGGGCTGCACCTCTACAACGGGGTGGAGTACGTGCAGACGCTGCTGGGCTGCATGAAGGCGCGGATCGTGCCGGTCAACGTCAACTACCGTTACGTCGAAGAGGAGTTGGTGTACCTCTACCGGGACGCGGACCTGGTGGGGCTGGTCTTCGACACGGAGTTCGCGGACCGGGTGGCGGCCGCGCTGCCGCACGTGCCGCGACTGCGGCATCTGGTGCGGGTCGGGGCCGCGCGGCCGGGCGGGCCGCCGGCGGCGGACTTCACCGACGCCGAGGCGTCCGGGTCCGCGGAGCGCGGGTTCACGGCCCGCTCGGGCGACGACCAGTTCATCATCTACACCGGCGGCACCACCGGCATGCCCAAGGGCGTGATGTGGCGTCAGGAGGACCTGTTCTTCTCGGGAATGGGCGGAGGCGCGCCGACCGGGGAGCCGGTCAAGCGGCCCGAGGAGCTCGCCGAGCGGGTCGCCGCGGGCGGATCCGGCCTCACCTTCTTCCCCACTCCCCCGCTGATGCACGGCACCTCCACGCTGACCACGCTCATCGGCTTCAACTTCGGCCAACGGGTCGTGCTGCACCGCAAGTTCGTGCCGGAGGAGGTGCTGCGGACCGTCGAGGCGGAGAAGGTCAGCGCCATGTCCCTGGTGGGTGACGCGATGCTGCGGCCGCTCATCGACGCGCTGGAAGGACCGATGAAGGGCACCGACATGTCGTCGGTGTTCAGCGTGTCCTCGTCGGGCGCGATCATGTCGGACACGGTGAGCCGGCAGTTCCGCGCTCTCGTCCCGAACGCCATGCTGCTCGACAACTTCGGTTCCTCCGAGTCGGGCTTCAACGGGACCGCGACCGAGGACTCCGGCCCCGAGCGCGGCTTCCGCGTCCGGGTCAACTCCCGTACCCAGGTGGTCGATCCCGCGACGCACGAGCCCGTCGCCGTGGGCGAGGTGGGGCGGGTCGCGCAGTGCGGCCATGTCCCGCTCGGCTACTACAACGACCCACGGAAAACCGCCGAGACCTTCTTCGAGAAGGACGGTCAGCGCTGGGTGCTGCTCGGTGACATGGCCACGGTGGACGAGGAGGGGGTGCTCACTGTCCTGGGGCGGGGCTCGCAGTGCATCAACACGGGCGGCGAGAAGGTGTACCCCGAGGAGGTGGAGCAGGCGCTCAAGGCCCATCCGGACGTGTACGACGCGCTCGTGGCCGGGGTGCCGGACGTGAAGTGGGGGCACCATGTGGCGGCCGTGGTGCAGTTGCGCGAGGGCGCGGACCGGATGTCCCTGGAAGCTCTCCAGATGCACTGCCGGACCCGGCTCGCGGGCTACAAGGTGCCGCGCCAGCTGGTGATCACGGAATCGATCCACCGGTCCCCGAGCGGCAAGGCGGACTACCGGTGGGCGCAGAAGGTGGCGGTGGCGGCGGACGGGTGA
- a CDS encoding alpha/beta hydrolase — MDTVKANGITLAYRAWGPEDAPPVLMLHCRGADGADWARIAQRLATGTRPRRVYAPDLRGHGRSGRLGEVPGAYAYEAMRDDMLGFLAAVGAERADVVGHSLGGAVAYLLAQDAPDAVRRLVLEDVPAPLPLDPPRPPAPAPDFDPPFDWAMLRATDAQRNAPDPLWWDHMGRIAIPTLVVAGGPTSLIPQGEVAALASRIPGARLVTVGGGHLVHEARPEEFLAVVEPFLEASVSPS; from the coding sequence ATGGACACCGTCAAGGCGAACGGCATCACCCTCGCGTACCGCGCCTGGGGACCCGAGGACGCGCCGCCCGTGCTCATGTTGCACTGCCGTGGCGCCGACGGCGCGGACTGGGCCAGGATCGCCCAGCGGCTCGCCACGGGGACGCGCCCGCGCCGCGTGTACGCCCCCGATCTGCGGGGGCACGGCCGCAGCGGCCGGCTCGGGGAGGTGCCGGGGGCGTACGCGTACGAGGCGATGCGCGACGACATGCTGGGCTTCCTGGCCGCGGTCGGGGCGGAGCGTGCCGACGTCGTGGGCCACTCGCTCGGCGGGGCCGTCGCCTACCTGCTCGCGCAGGACGCGCCCGATGCCGTACGACGCCTTGTCCTGGAGGACGTGCCCGCGCCGCTTCCCCTCGACCCGCCGCGACCACCCGCGCCCGCCCCGGACTTCGACCCGCCCTTCGACTGGGCCATGCTGCGGGCCACCGACGCGCAGCGCAACGCGCCCGACCCCCTGTGGTGGGACCACATGGGGCGGATCGCGATACCCACGCTGGTTGTTGCTGGTGGGCCCACCAGCCTCATTCCGCAGGGCGAGGTCGCCGCGCTGGCGTCGAGGATCCCGGGCGCCCGGCTGGTGACCGTCGGCGGTGGTCACCTGGTGCACGAGGCCAGGCCGGAGGAGTTCCTGGCCGTCGTCGAGCCCTTCCTGGAGGCGTCCGTCAGCCCTTCATGA
- a CDS encoding CGNR zinc finger domain-containing protein: protein MQDSITKDARLALDLALTIRHDGRGGVADDLTDPAGLTAWVRDHIDDLPVPAGFVADEATLAVVRDLRAAVRALFAHAVRPGAPSPADAARLMPVPEAVELLNTAAARMPTVPVLHWADDAEPVVHPRPLPEGADLTAVLAQAATAFLAGADRRRLRACHAPRCVRYFLKDHPRQEWCKPSCGNRARVARHHERHKA, encoded by the coding sequence ATGCAGGACTCGATCACCAAGGACGCCCGGCTCGCCCTCGACCTCGCACTCACCATCCGGCATGACGGACGCGGCGGGGTCGCCGACGACCTGACCGACCCCGCCGGACTCACCGCCTGGGTCCGGGACCACATCGACGACCTGCCGGTCCCGGCCGGGTTCGTCGCCGACGAGGCGACCCTCGCCGTGGTCCGTGACCTGCGCGCGGCCGTCCGCGCCCTCTTCGCGCACGCCGTGCGCCCCGGCGCCCCCAGCCCCGCCGACGCGGCACGCCTGATGCCGGTGCCCGAGGCCGTCGAGCTCCTCAACACCGCCGCCGCGCGGATGCCGACCGTCCCCGTCCTGCACTGGGCCGACGACGCCGAACCCGTCGTACACCCGCGGCCGCTGCCCGAGGGGGCCGACCTCACGGCCGTCCTGGCGCAGGCGGCGACCGCCTTCCTCGCCGGAGCCGACCGTCGACGGCTGCGGGCTTGCCACGCCCCGCGCTGCGTGCGCTACTTCCTCAAGGATCATCCGCGGCAGGAGTGGTGCAAGCCGTCCTGCGGCAACCGGGCCCGGGTGGCACGGCACCACGAACGGCACAAGGCGTAG
- a CDS encoding sulfatase has translation MDDPSSADAPGSPRPGWFGWRRRYPRTARGVSVGTSVAAGLLVLLVLLFPNRLDHMNLRSFFRLPVEAIVLAAVLLVLPPKARRIAAVCFGLFLGLFSLLKFMDMGFYQTLARPFDLVFDWIMLGNATDWLRETFGRTGEVLAIIGVIVLLVAVLALCTLAVVRLSNLMSRHRPVAVRTTLVLATVWVTCFMVGVQFGGVTFATKGNTEFLANRVQHVRNGLGDAKVFEKESAVDAFAATPPDQLLNGLRGKDVLFTFIESYGRVAIDDPAMAPEMDATLKQGDATLKSAGFASRSGWLSSPVTGAGSWMAHSTFLSGLWVKNQQRYLNLTSSKRATLTSYFQKTGDWRTVGIVPGVRKSWPEGKYFGLDHIYDSKHLGYKGPYFSWTPVPDQFSLEAFQKLEHGKKDRDPIMAEIILASSHNPWSPIAHTIDWNDLGDGTIFEKIKKEGTNPTEVWKSQERVRTEYRKAIQYSVDSLTQWMQRYGDENTVLVFLGDHQPVPTVTKGSTSRDVPITIVAKDPKVLDRVADWHWTEGLKPADNAPVWGMDKFRDRFMTAFAK, from the coding sequence CTGGATGACCCCTCCTCCGCGGACGCGCCCGGCTCCCCGCGCCCCGGCTGGTTCGGCTGGCGTCGCCGCTACCCCCGTACGGCCCGTGGGGTGTCCGTGGGGACGAGCGTGGCGGCGGGTCTGCTGGTGCTGCTCGTGCTGCTGTTCCCCAACCGGCTCGACCACATGAACCTCCGGTCGTTCTTCCGGCTGCCCGTGGAGGCGATCGTCCTCGCGGCCGTCCTGCTCGTGCTGCCGCCGAAGGCACGCCGGATCGCGGCGGTCTGCTTCGGGCTGTTCCTCGGCCTGTTCAGCCTCCTGAAGTTCATGGACATGGGCTTCTACCAGACCCTGGCCCGGCCGTTCGACCTGGTCTTCGACTGGATCATGCTGGGCAACGCGACGGACTGGCTCCGGGAGACGTTCGGCCGCACCGGCGAGGTGCTCGCGATCATCGGAGTGATCGTGCTGTTGGTCGCGGTCCTCGCACTGTGCACCCTCGCGGTGGTGCGGCTGTCGAACCTCATGTCCCGGCACCGGCCCGTGGCGGTGCGCACCACGCTCGTCCTCGCGACGGTGTGGGTGACCTGCTTCATGGTCGGCGTGCAGTTCGGCGGGGTCACCTTCGCCACCAAGGGCAACACAGAGTTCCTCGCCAACCGCGTGCAGCACGTGCGCAACGGGCTGGGGGACGCCAAGGTCTTCGAGAAGGAGTCCGCCGTCGACGCGTTCGCGGCCACTCCTCCCGACCAGCTCCTGAACGGGCTGCGCGGCAAGGACGTCCTGTTCACCTTCATCGAGAGCTACGGCCGGGTGGCGATCGACGACCCGGCGATGGCACCGGAGATGGACGCGACGCTGAAGCAGGGCGACGCGACGCTCAAGTCGGCCGGCTTCGCCTCGCGCAGCGGCTGGCTGAGCTCCCCGGTGACGGGCGCCGGCAGCTGGATGGCCCACTCGACGTTCCTGTCCGGCCTGTGGGTCAAGAACCAGCAGCGGTACCTGAACCTCACCTCCAGCAAGCGCGCGACCCTCACCAGCTACTTCCAGAAGACCGGTGACTGGCGCACGGTCGGCATCGTGCCGGGTGTGCGCAAGTCGTGGCCCGAGGGCAAGTACTTCGGCCTCGACCACATCTACGACTCGAAGCACCTCGGCTACAAGGGCCCCTACTTCAGCTGGACGCCGGTGCCGGACCAGTTCAGCCTGGAGGCCTTCCAGAAGCTGGAGCACGGCAAGAAGGACCGGGACCCGATCATGGCGGAGATCATCCTGGCCTCCAGCCACAACCCCTGGTCGCCGATCGCCCACACCATCGACTGGAACGACCTCGGGGACGGGACGATCTTCGAGAAGATCAAGAAGGAGGGCACGAACCCGACCGAGGTCTGGAAGAGCCAGGAGCGGGTGCGCACCGAGTACCGCAAGGCCATCCAGTACTCCGTGGACAGCCTGACCCAGTGGATGCAGCGCTACGGCGACGAGAACACCGTCCTCGTCTTCCTCGGCGACCACCAGCCCGTCCCGACCGTCACCAAGGGCTCGACCAGCAGGGACGTGCCGATCACCATCGTCGCCAAGGACCCGAAGGTGCTGGACCGGGTGGCCGACTGGCACTGGACCGAGGGTCTCAAGCCCGCCGACAACGCGCCGGTGTGGGGCATGGACAAGTTCCGGGACCGCTTCATGACGGCGTTCGCGAAGTGA
- a CDS encoding DUF397 domain-containing protein, with protein MAETTIQQQPLMGWDKPELDLSNADWHSSSRGLGDVQIAFVEGFIAMRNSDRPESPSLIFTPAEWGAFVSGAREGEFDLT; from the coding sequence GTGGCCGAGACCACCATCCAGCAGCAGCCGCTCATGGGCTGGGACAAGCCGGAGCTGGACCTGAGCAACGCCGATTGGCACTCGAGCAGTCGTGGTCTGGGGGATGTCCAGATCGCCTTCGTCGAGGGGTTCATCGCGATGCGCAACAGCGACCGGCCGGAGAGCCCCTCCCTGATCTTCACCCCGGCGGAGTGGGGCGCGTTCGTGTCAGGGGCGCGGGAAGGCGAGTTCGACCTCACCTGA